Below is a genomic region from Persephonella hydrogeniphila.
TGTATACTCCATTTCTGAGAGGCTCTTTAAAGTAAGGAAATATGTAGACTACGTCTTCTTTTGAATTAATTATCTGTCTTATCTGTGAAGTTAGAGCTTTTAAGGATTTCTTATCTAAAACAGTCTCAAACACACTGAGTTCAACATTTAATCCATAGCCTAATAGTAGCTTGAAAAGTTTTCTTCTTCTTTTGTTGTCTGCCACATCATAAACAATCAAATACTTCATGGAGTCTGTTCCTCTTGTATGCTTCCATATAGTAGTAGATATTTTTCATTCTTTTAAATCTGTTTCCGTAAAAAAAGTATGTAGAAAGCTGTTTCAGAATTTTAATTGTTGTCTTTGGAAAATATTCTTCTGAGAGATCTTTTCTATCGAAGAAATATGTTTGAAAAAGATGAATAATCTTTTTTTTAAATCTTAATCTGGGTATTTCTGTAAGATCTCTGGA
It encodes:
- the cas2 gene encoding CRISPR-associated endonuclease Cas2 — translated: MKYLIVYDVADNKRRRKLFKLLLGYGLNVELSVFETVLDKKSLKALTSQIRQIINSKEDVVYIFPYFKEPLRNGVYKGKNYGDIFI